From the genome of Triticum aestivum cultivar Chinese Spring chromosome 3B, IWGSC CS RefSeq v2.1, whole genome shotgun sequence, one region includes:
- the LOC123069635 gene encoding probable splicing factor 3A subunit 1 — MPLLSSPDAGDHQQQLQIVPSSVGVAPSKPEPAPTVSTHTRTIGIIHPPPDIRVIVEKTATFVVNNGPEFERRIVAHNQGNAKFSFLQPSDPYHAYYQHRVSEIAEHSPAADASAAPESEDGQPLPSDSADGADDKPDHSAPFRVAPLTKVLVPPKAELYMVRLPEGITGEELDIIKLTAQFVARNGKNFLTSLAHRESTNSQFNFIRPTHSMFPFFTMFADVYTRVLSPDEGVPALTKELREGSKDLTTVLERCLNRLEWDRSQEQAKQQAEDELELERVQMSMIDWHDFVVVATIEFADDEYEGLPVPPTLEELKRRKRMETLGEEEPMELAEPAKDVEMEMDEEEMQLVEEGMKAARLEENGGGAQVRVAGDQEPPMRIVKNYKRPEERIPAARDPTKFVVSTITGELIPISEMGEHMRISLIDPKYKEQKERMLAKIKETTLAPDDEVVNNIVGLARTRPDIFGTTEEEVSNAVKAEIEKKKDEQPKQVIWDGHSGSIGQTATQAMSMGGEEQVDASNVPGPAPLPRFVMPLPQPPQPLSLVNVPRFTPNPMPYHLQTPAHHKQGVPHMMSNMHPQMIRMSGPMGPMPNNIPPRPGHITQFMPGPPRFPMPPTPHMQTTPTMVNPIGIPQAPPPLPPQPPAEEQPPLPEEPEPKRQRTDDASLIPAEQFLVQHPGPARMLVSVPNLDEGSLRGQVLEISVHSLSDTVGSLKEQIAGELQLPANKQKLSVRTSFLKDNLSLAYYNVGPGVVINLTLRERGGRKK, encoded by the exons ATGCCGCTCCTCTCCTCCCCGGACGCCGGAGACCACCAGCAGCAACTGCAGATTGTTCCCTCGTCCGTCGGCGTCGCCCCCTCGAAGCCCGAGCCCGCGCCGACGGTGTCCACCCACACGCGCACCATCGGCATCATCCACCCTCCGCCGGACATCCGGGTGATTGTCGAGAAAACGGCCACCTTCGTCGTCAATAACGGGCCCGAGTTCGAGCGCCGCATCGTCGCCCACAACCAGGGCAATGCCAAGTTCAGTTTCCTCCAGCCCTCCGACCCCTACCACGCCTACTACCAGCACCGCGTCTCTGAGATCGCCGAACATTCGCCCGCCGCTGATGCCTCCGCCGCGCCGGAGTCCGAGGACGGCCAGCCTCTCCCGTCCGACTCTGCTGATGGCGCCGATGACAAGCCCGACCACTCTGCGCCCTTCCGTGTGGCACCGCTGACCAAGGTGCTGGTGCCACCCAAGGCTGAGCTCTACATGGTGCGGCTGCCTGAGGGTATCACTGGGGAGGAGCTCGACATCATCAAGCTGACTGCACAGTTCGTGGCTCGGAATGGGAAGAACTTCCTGACGAGCCTGGCACACCGAGAGAGCACCAACTCGCAGTTTAACTTCATCCGACCCACGCACAGCATGTTTCCTTTCTTCACCATGTTTGCCGACGTGTACACGAGGGTGCTGAGCCCGGATGAGGGTGTGCCTGCACTGACAAAGGAGCTGCGGGAGGGGTCGAAGGACCTCACCACTGTGCTGGAGCGGTGCCTGAATCGGCTGGAGTGGGACCGATCACAGGAGCAGGCGAAGCAACAGGCAGAGGATGAACTTGAGCTGGAGAGGGTGCAGATGTCGATGATTGATTGGCATGATTTTGTTGTTGTTGCGACAATTGAGTTCGCAGATGATGAATATGAGGGGCTTCCTGTGCCGCCTACGCTAGAAGAATTGAAGCGCCGGAAGAggatggagaccttgggagaggaGGAACCCATGGAATTGGCTGAACCAGCTAAGGATGTTGAGATGGAGATGGATGAGGAGGAGATGCAACTTGTTGAGGAAGGAATGAAGGCAGCAAGGCTTGAGGAGAACGGAGGAGGAGCACAAGTTAGGGTGGCCGGTGATCAGGAGCCGCCTATGAGAATTGTCAAGAACTATAAGAGGCCCGAGGAGAGGATCCCTGCGGCGAGGGACCCGACCAAGTTTGTTGTTTCAACAATAACCGGAGAGCTCATTCCGATTAGCGAGATGGGGGAACACATGCGCATCTCGCTCATTGACCCGAAGTACAAGGAACAGAAGGAAAGAATGCTGGCCAAGATTAAGGAGACCACGCTTGCTCCAGATGATGAGGTCGTCAATAACATTGTTGGTCTTGCACGGACAAGGCCAGACATATTTGGAACGACTGAGGAAGAGGTTTCTAATGCCGTCAAGGCAGAAATTGAAAAGAAAAAGGATGAGCAGCCAAAGCAGGTTATTTGGGATGGTCATTCTGGTAGCATTGGTCAAACTGCCACTCAGGCAATGTCTATGGGTGGTGAAGAACAAGTTGATGCCTCAAATGTTCCAGGTCCAGCTCCACTTCCCCGGTTTGTCATGCCGTTGCCCCAGCCTCCTCAACCACTTTCTTTGGTTAATGTTCCCCGATTTACACCAAATCCAATGCCTTATCATCTCCAAACCCCAGCTCATCATAAGCAAGGAGTTCCACATATGATGTCCAACATGCACCCACAGATGATTAGGATGTCAGGTCCCATGGGTCCTATGCCAAACAATATCCCCCCTCGTCCAGGCCATATTACTCAGTTCATGCCTGGTCCACCAAGGTTCCCTATGCCGCCAACCCCGCACATGCAGACCACGCCAACCATGGTCAACCCCATCGGAATCCCCCAGGCTCCACCACCTTTGCCTCCACAACCACCTGCCGAGGAGCAGCCACCTCTACCTGAGGAACCAGAACCTAAGAGGCAGAGAACAGATGATGCTTCTCTGATCCCAGCTGAGCAGTTTCTTGTTCAGCATCCG GGCCCTGCGCGCATGTTGGTTTCTGTACCCAACCTCGATGAAGGAAGCTTGCGAGGCCAAGTTTTGGAGATCTCTGTCCATTCACTCTCAGACACAGTCGGCAGTCTGAAGGAGCAGATTGCTGGAGAGCTGCAGCTTCCTGCTAATAAGCAGAAGTTGAGTGTGAGAACTAGTTTCCTCAAAGACAATCTTTCTCTTGCTTATTACAATGTTGGCCCTGGGGTGGTGATCAATCTAACTCTGAGAGAGCGCGGTGGGAGAAAGAAATGA